A stretch of Corallococcus soli DNA encodes these proteins:
- a CDS encoding serine/threonine-protein kinase: protein MSSSTQPARLRPFRPQPFGRYTLLSHLATGGMGEIYLARLEGAQGFEKLCVIKKILPQLAADQEFVERFVGEARTLVRLGHGSIAQVLDMGLHEDEAYMALEYVDGKDLRKVAARVRDRQTPLPLTFVLYVMGRVLDALAYAHRKRDEDEKELKLVHRDISPQNILISYEGEVKVIDFGLAKSRLSAAKTNPSIILGKFLYMSPEQARHQPVDRRSDLYAVGLCLYELISGQNPFDAMPPGELMSAVANPKVPALNEVEPLTPPSVSQLVAKALAVEPGQRFQTAEEFRGRLQACLMEIDTSAGPESVSRFMRDLFSSDYQSERRLLASLREVPRETRASGTYEAQGAPLRPTMPSLPPKTIRLDGPLEPLSFHPTPRSREDGGGARDDGETRPGVVMDESTRPAFPVEALEEAARARARPNPASSEPSPTVEVRAEAMERPTILEGLPAIRLPSDRPSPDEPRGPAYFESLSPELPPGEPTAPRAEALSPVEASVAEPTAPRASSLPPSDVSLEPASRPFADSGASLPFSDGLSPRAAQPVEARPPPRPSAPPPPAPPIPAFRPSEPGASGRSPLDGPVPIVPADASRPVAPPPPPSADFGAAQFDSESGGSLPFMEPPPPPDGPFLDDEELPPSPYPWPEPRAEAGWVPGSEPRATDPLPRATDPLPRSFEPPRATDPLPRSYEPIRVAEPRIPEGLRPTAVAIPSVSSSRPGVTTPSNGSRPAPSNAAATPSMSSSRPGVTTPSNGSRPVPSHAAPTIQVPSIQTGGPSYAPPSRPMAPVEMEALGSGPAPRPTMQDTRPSGESVSVDPHALEPDAGLPYITAEPEEDPASREAHADTHPRITLPRAPRREDAQPRVVLDEALLGEASVSSGRRETDTGASKGRTGSRRARGSSPGTPARSSTASGMRAVAASRTTPAVDPDESSTSRTSRDETRRKAMPVRPEPAEPLRPARREKAPASGGVLRSILVFIALLAVVALIAGAGLYFVPELRVAAGLEKSRTFTPPPPMRVQDPTQPAVPAARPISPPVKDGAPAEVPPAPEPVAPANDVAPRPAIEGDDLIAPSETDAVAPSPAPSAKKPAPSRAAAKRAATTRAPAKDAAAKRASTELEKEWAETKALYIELNQKHGCEIMQMPCSLFPGLLDDINNNDGSNEANLLKRVKAMHEALKKARRSQN, encoded by the coding sequence ATGAGCTCTTCGACCCAGCCCGCCCGACTGCGTCCCTTCCGGCCGCAGCCCTTCGGCCGGTACACGCTCCTTTCGCACCTGGCCACTGGCGGCATGGGGGAGATCTACCTCGCGCGCCTGGAAGGGGCGCAGGGCTTCGAGAAGCTCTGCGTCATCAAGAAGATCCTCCCGCAGCTCGCGGCGGATCAGGAGTTCGTCGAGCGCTTCGTCGGTGAGGCACGCACGCTGGTGCGGCTGGGGCATGGCTCCATCGCGCAGGTGCTGGACATGGGCCTGCACGAGGACGAGGCCTACATGGCCTTGGAGTACGTGGACGGCAAGGACCTGCGCAAGGTGGCCGCGCGCGTGCGCGACCGCCAGACGCCGCTGCCGCTCACGTTCGTCCTCTACGTCATGGGCCGCGTGCTGGACGCGCTGGCGTACGCGCACCGCAAGCGGGACGAGGACGAGAAGGAGCTGAAGCTCGTCCACCGGGACATCTCCCCGCAGAACATCCTCATCTCCTACGAAGGGGAGGTGAAGGTCATCGACTTCGGGCTCGCCAAGAGCCGGCTGTCGGCGGCCAAGACGAACCCCAGCATCATCCTGGGCAAGTTCCTCTACATGTCGCCCGAGCAGGCCCGGCACCAGCCGGTGGACCGCCGCAGCGACCTGTACGCGGTGGGCCTGTGCCTCTACGAACTCATCTCCGGGCAGAACCCCTTCGACGCGATGCCGCCCGGCGAACTGATGTCCGCGGTGGCGAACCCGAAGGTGCCCGCGCTCAATGAAGTGGAGCCGCTGACGCCGCCGTCGGTGTCGCAGCTGGTGGCCAAGGCGCTGGCGGTGGAGCCCGGGCAGCGCTTCCAGACGGCGGAGGAGTTCCGGGGGCGCCTCCAGGCGTGCCTGATGGAGATCGACACCAGCGCGGGTCCGGAGAGCGTCAGCCGCTTCATGCGCGACCTCTTCTCCTCGGACTACCAGTCCGAACGGCGCCTGCTGGCCAGCCTGCGCGAGGTGCCGCGCGAGACCCGGGCCAGCGGCACCTACGAGGCCCAGGGCGCGCCGCTCCGGCCGACGATGCCGTCGCTGCCGCCGAAGACCATCCGCCTGGACGGCCCGTTGGAGCCGCTGTCCTTCCACCCCACGCCGCGCAGCCGCGAGGACGGCGGTGGGGCGCGCGACGACGGAGAGACGCGCCCGGGCGTGGTGATGGACGAGTCCACCCGCCCCGCCTTCCCGGTGGAGGCGCTGGAGGAGGCGGCCCGTGCCCGCGCGCGGCCGAACCCGGCGTCGTCGGAGCCCTCGCCCACGGTGGAGGTCCGCGCGGAAGCGATGGAGCGCCCCACCATCCTGGAGGGCCTCCCCGCCATCCGCCTCCCCTCGGACCGGCCCTCACCGGACGAGCCCCGGGGGCCGGCGTACTTCGAGTCCCTGTCGCCGGAGTTGCCCCCGGGCGAGCCCACCGCGCCCCGCGCGGAGGCGCTGTCGCCCGTGGAGGCCAGCGTCGCGGAGCCCACCGCGCCGCGCGCCTCGTCGCTGCCGCCTTCGGACGTGTCGCTGGAGCCCGCCTCGCGCCCGTTCGCGGACTCCGGGGCGTCGCTGCCCTTCTCGGACGGCCTGTCGCCGCGCGCCGCGCAGCCGGTGGAGGCCCGTCCTCCGCCGCGCCCGTCCGCGCCGCCGCCGCCCGCGCCGCCGATTCCGGCCTTCCGCCCGTCCGAGCCCGGCGCTTCGGGCCGGTCGCCCCTGGATGGCCCCGTGCCCATCGTTCCGGCGGATGCCTCGCGCCCGGTGGCGCCGCCGCCCCCGCCGTCCGCGGACTTCGGCGCGGCGCAGTTCGACTCCGAATCAGGGGGCTCGCTGCCGTTCATGGAGCCGCCTCCGCCGCCGGACGGGCCGTTCCTCGACGACGAGGAGCTTCCTCCCAGCCCGTATCCCTGGCCGGAGCCCCGCGCCGAGGCCGGTTGGGTTCCGGGCTCCGAGCCGCGCGCCACGGACCCGCTGCCGCGCGCCACGGACCCGCTGCCGCGCTCCTTCGAGCCGCCGCGCGCCACGGATCCGCTGCCGCGCTCCTACGAGCCGATTCGCGTCGCCGAGCCGCGCATCCCGGAAGGCCTGCGTCCCACCGCCGTGGCCATCCCGTCCGTGTCGTCCTCGCGCCCCGGGGTGACGACGCCCTCGAACGGCAGCCGGCCGGCGCCCTCGAATGCCGCGGCCACCCCGTCCATGTCGTCCTCGCGCCCGGGTGTGACGACGCCCTCGAACGGCAGCCGGCCGGTGCCTTCGCACGCCGCGCCCACCATCCAGGTGCCGTCCATCCAAACCGGAGGGCCGTCGTACGCCCCGCCCTCCCGGCCCATGGCGCCCGTGGAGATGGAGGCGCTGGGCTCCGGCCCGGCCCCCCGTCCCACGATGCAGGACACCCGGCCGTCGGGCGAGTCGGTCTCGGTGGATCCGCACGCCCTGGAGCCCGACGCGGGCCTGCCCTACATCACCGCCGAACCGGAAGAGGATCCGGCCTCACGCGAGGCCCACGCGGACACGCATCCGCGCATCACCCTGCCGCGCGCCCCTCGCCGCGAGGACGCCCAGCCCCGCGTGGTGCTGGACGAAGCGCTGCTGGGGGAGGCCAGCGTGTCTTCCGGCCGCCGGGAGACCGACACCGGCGCCAGCAAGGGCCGCACGGGTTCGCGCCGGGCGCGGGGTTCATCGCCGGGCACGCCCGCGCGTTCGAGCACCGCGTCGGGCATGCGCGCCGTCGCCGCCAGCCGCACGACGCCCGCCGTGGACCCGGACGAGTCCTCCACCTCGCGCACGTCGCGCGACGAGACCCGGCGCAAGGCCATGCCCGTGCGGCCGGAGCCCGCGGAGCCGCTCCGTCCCGCGCGCCGCGAGAAGGCGCCCGCATCCGGCGGCGTCCTGCGCTCCATCCTGGTGTTCATCGCCCTGCTGGCGGTGGTGGCCCTCATCGCGGGCGCGGGGCTCTACTTCGTCCCCGAGCTGCGCGTGGCCGCGGGCCTGGAGAAGTCCAGGACGTTCACGCCGCCGCCGCCCATGCGGGTCCAGGACCCCACGCAGCCCGCGGTCCCCGCGGCGCGGCCCATCTCGCCGCCCGTCAAGGACGGGGCTCCGGCCGAGGTGCCCCCGGCGCCCGAACCGGTCGCGCCCGCGAACGACGTCGCCCCCAGGCCCGCCATCGAGGGCGATGACCTGATTGCCCCGAGCGAGACCGACGCCGTCGCGCCGTCGCCCGCCCCGTCCGCGAAGAAGCCGGCCCCTTCCCGCGCCGCCGCCAAGCGCGCCGCCACGACGCGCGCTCCCGCGAAGGACGCCGCGGCCAAGAGGGCATCCACCGAGTTGGAGAAGGAGTGGGCCGAGACAAAGGCGCTCTACATCGAACTCAATCAGAAGCACGGCTGCGAAATCATGCAGATGCCCTGCAGCCTCTTCCCGGGCCTGTTGGATGACATCAACAACAACGACGGTAGCAACGAGGCCAACCTCCTCAAGCGCGTGAAGGCCATGCACGAGGCGCTGAAGAAAGCGCGGCGCAGCCAGAACTAG
- a CDS encoding FHA domain-containing protein: MWQIIINGPGYFDTSYDLPEGVTSLGRADENDIVLGGDLVSRRHARLYVEGDALRIEDLGSRNGSRVNGAPLQGSKHLNAGDTVALGENTLAVRQPHRVENAATEMMDLGAGGVVRFGHGTDVGPSVLLAKNVKDADVLRLLDNVGPLPFDDAFSGASPVAPSTPVASPRVSYETLVLLVQAAEALATARTLTAFLESAMDRLLERTDATTAVVLLKHAAGPLVPAAVRHRGRLAKGEVPVSDAIVEEAIRQGRALAVGDVRDDRRFAGRESVIMYGVDRVLCIPIGTEPPFAGVLYVNVPGEGDTSLELMLDTCTAVSHLVASGVQRFAVRDGSGTDRLRRNLERFHSPEVAERRAAEAQRVGGKLPGLEERNVTVLHAELADFGAVAGRLGAARATQLLNDFHARMSGIVFSFEATVEGFMGESMRALFGVPYAKGDDAVRAVRAALALRADWERGMARRPQDERCDLRIALHSTKALVGMIGTDARTEYTAVGEGMGVAGWLASTAGPGQVLMTGKLLAATGARFDVMPLGERVVRPPRDKVAVFEVIEEDMGMLTNPGIR, encoded by the coding sequence ATGTGGCAGATCATCATCAACGGGCCCGGCTACTTCGACACGTCGTACGATCTGCCCGAGGGCGTCACCAGCCTCGGCCGAGCGGACGAGAACGATATCGTGCTGGGCGGTGACCTGGTGTCGCGCCGACACGCGCGCCTCTATGTCGAAGGCGACGCGCTGCGGATCGAGGACCTGGGCAGCCGCAACGGCAGCCGGGTGAACGGCGCGCCCCTCCAGGGCAGCAAGCACCTGAACGCGGGCGACACGGTGGCGCTGGGGGAGAACACCCTGGCGGTGCGCCAGCCGCACAGGGTGGAGAACGCCGCCACGGAGATGATGGACCTGGGCGCGGGCGGCGTCGTGCGCTTCGGGCACGGCACGGACGTGGGCCCGTCGGTGCTGCTGGCCAAGAACGTGAAGGACGCGGACGTGCTGCGCCTGCTGGACAACGTGGGCCCGCTGCCGTTCGACGACGCGTTCTCCGGCGCCTCGCCCGTGGCCCCCTCCACGCCCGTGGCCAGCCCGCGCGTCTCCTACGAGACGCTGGTGCTGCTGGTGCAGGCCGCGGAGGCGCTGGCCACCGCGCGCACGCTGACGGCGTTCCTGGAGTCCGCGATGGACCGGCTCCTGGAGCGCACCGACGCGACGACGGCGGTGGTGCTGCTCAAGCACGCCGCGGGGCCGCTGGTGCCCGCCGCCGTGCGCCACCGGGGACGGCTCGCCAAGGGCGAGGTGCCCGTGTCGGACGCCATCGTGGAGGAGGCCATCCGCCAGGGCCGCGCGCTCGCGGTGGGCGACGTGCGCGATGACCGCCGCTTCGCCGGACGCGAGAGCGTCATCATGTACGGCGTGGACCGCGTGCTGTGCATCCCCATTGGCACCGAGCCCCCCTTCGCGGGCGTGCTCTACGTCAACGTGCCCGGCGAGGGGGACACCAGCCTGGAGCTGATGCTGGACACCTGCACCGCGGTGTCCCACCTGGTGGCCAGCGGCGTGCAGCGCTTCGCCGTGCGCGACGGCTCCGGCACGGACCGGCTGCGGCGCAACCTGGAGCGCTTCCACTCGCCGGAGGTGGCCGAGCGCCGCGCCGCCGAGGCCCAGCGCGTGGGCGGCAAGCTGCCGGGGCTGGAGGAGCGCAACGTCACCGTGCTGCACGCGGAGCTGGCGGACTTCGGCGCCGTGGCCGGCCGGCTGGGCGCGGCGCGGGCCACGCAATTGCTCAACGACTTCCACGCGCGCATGAGCGGCATCGTCTTCAGCTTCGAGGCGACCGTGGAGGGCTTCATGGGCGAGTCCATGCGCGCCCTCTTCGGCGTGCCCTATGCCAAGGGCGACGACGCGGTGAGGGCGGTGCGCGCCGCCCTGGCCCTGCGCGCGGACTGGGAGCGGGGCATGGCACGGCGTCCCCAGGACGAGCGCTGTGACCTGCGCATCGCGCTGCACTCCACCAAGGCGCTGGTGGGGATGATCGGCACGGACGCCCGCACGGAGTACACCGCCGTGGGAGAGGGCATGGGCGTGGCTGGCTGGCTGGCGTCCACGGCCGGCCCCGGTCAGGTGCTCATGACGGGCAAGCTGCTGGCCGCGACGGGCGCCCGCTTCGACGTGATGCCGCTCGGGGAGCGGGTGGTGCGGCCCCCCCGGGACAAGGTGGCGGTTTTCGAGGTGATTGAAGAGGACATGGGCATGCTGACCAACCCTGGTATCCGGTGA